Proteins from a single region of Streptomyces sp. HUAS 15-9:
- a CDS encoding RelA/SpoT family protein gives MSAEATNPATPGPVAPTAARRKARPRIDLRRLGRVALLGPAGRDRLPDAIGHVAEAHRAHYPDADLEPLRRAYVLAESSHRGQMRKSGEPYITHPLAVTLILAELGAETTTLTASLLHDTVEDTDVTLDQVREQFGEEVRYLVDGVTKLEKVDYGAAAEPETFRKMLVATGSDVRVMSIKLADRLHNMRTLGVMRPEKQARIAKVTRDVLIPLAERLGVQALKTELEDLVFAILHPEEYEHTRRLIADNAARPDDPLADIADEVRTVLRDSDIQAEVLIRPRHFVSVHRVARKRGQLRGADFGRLLVLVGEDADCYGVLGELHTCMTPVVSEFKDFIAVPKFNLYQSLHTAVAHPDGQVAEVLIRTHQMHKVAEAGVVALGNPYAPPSEEQSASDGERADPTRPGWLSRLLDWQEAAPDPDTFWSTLREDLAQDREITVFRPDGGTLGLPEGATCVDAAYAQYGEDAHACIGARVNGRLATLSTVLKDGDSVQLLMGQDPASEPSRKWLEHAHTPAARIAIQRWLAAHPEGEAGDAGARTSEAAHSSDGTATRAAEAPRDATDGTHAQKAEAGAGADGPTAGPDAPAARVTTDAPGAHPGSDARAARTRGADVLVDPPGAAVRLAGCCTPVPPDRITGFAVRGGVVTVHRVECAAVARMTSTGRAEVDVRWGDTTECRVTLVAESFGRPHLLADLTEAIALEGAEIVSATVEPPSQQRVRHTYTLQLPDAAHLPALMRAMRNVPGVYDVGRAQHQAPASS, from the coding sequence ATGAGTGCGGAGGCCACGAACCCTGCGACCCCAGGCCCTGTAGCCCCTACAGCGGCCCGCAGGAAGGCCCGCCCCCGGATCGACCTGCGTCGACTCGGCCGTGTCGCGCTGCTCGGTCCCGCCGGCCGCGACCGGTTGCCGGACGCCATCGGCCATGTCGCCGAGGCCCACCGCGCCCACTACCCCGACGCCGACCTCGAACCGCTGCGCCGGGCCTACGTCCTGGCCGAGTCCTCGCACCGCGGCCAGATGCGCAAGAGCGGCGAGCCGTACATCACCCACCCGCTCGCCGTGACCCTGATCCTGGCCGAACTCGGTGCCGAGACCACCACCTTGACGGCCTCTCTGCTCCACGACACCGTCGAGGACACCGACGTGACGCTGGATCAGGTGCGGGAGCAGTTCGGCGAGGAAGTGCGGTATCTCGTCGACGGCGTCACCAAGCTGGAGAAGGTCGACTACGGAGCCGCGGCCGAGCCCGAGACGTTCCGCAAGATGCTCGTCGCCACCGGGAGCGACGTCCGTGTGATGTCGATCAAACTCGCCGACCGGCTGCACAACATGCGCACCCTCGGCGTCATGCGCCCCGAGAAACAGGCCCGCATCGCCAAGGTCACCCGCGACGTCCTCATCCCGCTCGCCGAACGGCTCGGCGTCCAGGCCCTGAAGACCGAACTGGAGGACCTCGTCTTCGCGATCCTCCACCCCGAGGAGTACGAACACACCCGCCGTCTGATCGCCGACAACGCGGCACGCCCCGACGACCCGCTCGCGGACATCGCCGACGAGGTGCGCACGGTCCTGCGCGACTCCGACATCCAGGCCGAAGTCCTCATCCGTCCGCGCCACTTCGTCTCCGTCCACCGGGTGGCCCGTAAACGCGGACAACTGCGCGGGGCCGACTTCGGCCGCCTGCTGGTCCTGGTGGGTGAGGACGCGGACTGCTACGGCGTCCTGGGCGAGCTGCACACCTGTATGACGCCCGTCGTCTCGGAGTTCAAGGACTTCATCGCCGTACCGAAGTTCAACCTGTACCAGTCGCTGCACACCGCGGTGGCCCACCCGGACGGCCAGGTCGCCGAAGTCCTCATCCGCACCCACCAGATGCACAAGGTGGCCGAGGCCGGGGTCGTCGCGCTCGGCAATCCCTACGCTCCTCCTTCGGAGGAGCAGTCCGCGAGCGACGGCGAGCGCGCCGACCCCACCCGCCCCGGCTGGCTCTCCCGCCTCCTCGACTGGCAGGAGGCCGCGCCCGACCCCGACACCTTCTGGTCCACCCTGCGGGAGGACCTGGCCCAGGACCGCGAGATCACCGTCTTCCGGCCCGACGGCGGCACGCTCGGCCTGCCCGAGGGCGCCACCTGTGTCGACGCGGCCTACGCCCAGTACGGCGAGGACGCGCACGCGTGCATCGGCGCCCGCGTCAACGGCCGCCTCGCGACGCTGAGCACCGTCCTGAAGGACGGCGACAGCGTCCAGCTCCTCATGGGCCAGGACCCGGCCTCCGAGCCCTCCAGGAAGTGGCTGGAGCACGCCCACACCCCGGCCGCGCGCATCGCCATCCAGCGCTGGCTGGCGGCGCACCCGGAGGGCGAGGCAGGGGACGCCGGGGCCCGTACGAGCGAGGCGGCACACTCGTCCGACGGCACCGCGACCCGCGCGGCCGAGGCACCCCGGGACGCTACCGACGGCACGCACGCCCAGAAGGCCGAGGCCGGTGCGGGCGCGGACGGCCCCACAGCCGGTCCCGACGCCCCCGCCGCGCGCGTCACCACGGATGCCCCCGGCGCTCACCCCGGGAGCGACGCCCGAGCCGCACGCACCCGAGGCGCCGACGTCCTCGTGGACCCGCCGGGAGCCGCCGTACGGCTCGCCGGGTGCTGCACCCCCGTACCGCCCGACCGGATCACCGGATTCGCCGTGCGCGGCGGAGTGGTGACCGTGCACCGGGTGGAGTGCGCCGCGGTGGCCCGGATGACGAGCACAGGGCGCGCGGAGGTCGACGTGCGCTGGGGCGACACCACCGAGTGCCGGGTCACACTGGTCGCCGAATCGTTCGGCCGCCCCCATCTGCTCGCCGACCTCACCGAAGCGATCGCCCTGGAAGGCGCCGAGATCGTCTCCGCGACCGTCGAACCACCCAGCCAGCAGCGCGTACGCCACACGTACACCCTCCAACTCCCCGACGCGGCCCACCTCCCGGCCCTCATGCGGGCGATGCGGAACGTGCCCGGCGTGTACGACGTGGGCCGGGCCCAGCACCAGGCTCCCGCCTCCTCCTGA
- the hflX gene encoding GTPase HflX has protein sequence MTSSSSFSQDTKRFAHAYPEGLRADALMEEDVAWSHETDGERDGDQFDRSERAALRRVAGLSTELEDVTEVEYRQLRLERVVLVGVWTSGTVVDAENSLAELAALAETAGALVLDGVIQRRDKPDAATYIGSGKAEELRDVVIETGADTVICDGELSPGQLIHLEDVVKVKVIDRTALILDIFAQHAKSREGKAQVALAQMQYMLPRLRGWGQSLSRQMGGGKGGGLATRGPGETKIETDRRRIREKMAKMRREIAEMKTGREIKRQERKRNKVPSVAIAGYTNAGKSSLLNRLTGAGVLVENALFATLDPTVRRAETPSGRLYTLADTVGFVRHLPHHLVEAFRSTMEEVGDSDLILHVVDGSHPMPEEQLAAVREVIRDVGATDVPEIVVINKADAADPLVLQRLLRIEKRSIAVSARTGQGMAELLALIDNELPRPSVEIEALVPYTHGKLVARAHTEGEVISEEHTAEGTLLKVRVHEELAAELAPYVPTPAA, from the coding sequence ATGACCTCCTCTTCTTCCTTTTCCCAGGACACCAAGCGCTTCGCGCACGCCTACCCCGAAGGTCTTCGGGCCGATGCCCTGATGGAAGAGGACGTCGCCTGGAGCCACGAGACCGACGGAGAGCGGGACGGCGACCAGTTCGACCGCTCCGAGCGCGCGGCCCTGCGCCGCGTGGCGGGCCTGTCCACCGAGCTCGAGGACGTCACCGAGGTCGAGTACCGCCAGCTCCGCCTGGAGCGGGTCGTGCTCGTCGGCGTCTGGACCTCGGGAACGGTGGTGGACGCGGAGAACTCCCTCGCGGAGCTCGCCGCCCTCGCGGAGACCGCGGGCGCGCTCGTGCTCGACGGTGTGATCCAGCGCCGCGACAAGCCCGACGCGGCCACCTACATCGGCTCCGGCAAGGCCGAGGAGCTGCGCGATGTGGTGATCGAGACCGGCGCGGACACGGTGATCTGCGACGGTGAGCTGAGCCCCGGCCAGCTGATCCACCTCGAGGACGTCGTCAAGGTCAAGGTCATCGACCGTACGGCCCTGATCCTGGACATCTTCGCCCAGCACGCCAAGTCCCGAGAGGGCAAGGCGCAGGTCGCGCTCGCGCAGATGCAGTACATGCTGCCGAGGCTCCGTGGCTGGGGTCAGTCGCTGTCCCGTCAGATGGGCGGCGGCAAGGGCGGTGGCCTCGCCACCCGTGGTCCCGGTGAGACCAAGATCGAGACGGACCGGCGCCGGATCCGCGAGAAGATGGCGAAGATGCGCCGGGAGATCGCGGAGATGAAGACCGGCCGCGAGATCAAGCGCCAGGAGCGCAAGCGCAACAAGGTGCCGTCCGTCGCCATCGCGGGCTACACCAACGCCGGCAAGTCCTCCCTGCTCAACCGCCTCACCGGAGCCGGCGTCCTGGTCGAGAACGCCCTGTTCGCGACCCTGGACCCGACCGTCCGCCGGGCGGAGACCCCGAGCGGCCGGCTGTACACACTGGCCGACACCGTCGGCTTCGTCCGGCACCTGCCGCACCACCTGGTCGAGGCGTTCCGCTCCACCATGGAGGAGGTCGGCGACTCCGATCTCATCCTGCACGTGGTGGACGGCTCGCACCCGATGCCGGAGGAGCAGCTGGCCGCCGTGCGCGAGGTGATCCGGGACGTCGGCGCCACCGACGTGCCCGAGATCGTCGTGATCAACAAGGCCGACGCGGCCGACCCGCTGGTGCTCCAGCGGCTGCTGCGCATCGAGAAGCGCTCCATCGCGGTCTCGGCCCGCACCGGCCAGGGCATGGCCGAGCTGCTCGCGCTGATCGACAACGAGCTGCCGCGGCCGTCCGTCGAGATCGAGGCGCTCGTGCCGTACACCCACGGCAAGCTCGTCGCCCGTGCCCACACCGAGGGCGAGGTGATCTCCGAGGAGCACACCGCGGAGGGCACGCTGCTCAAGGTGCGGGTGCACGAGGAGCTGGCCGCGGAGCTGGCACCGTACGTGCCCACTCCCGCGGCCTGA
- the miaA gene encoding tRNA (adenosine(37)-N6)-dimethylallyltransferase MiaA, translated as MSSAPSAPRVIAVVGPTAAGKSDLGVFLAQQLGGEVVNADSMQLYRGMDIGTAKLTPEERGGVPHHLLDIWDVTVTASVAEYQRLARARIDDLLARGRWPVLVGGSGLYVRGAVDNLEFPGTDPEVRARLEAELALRGSGALHARLAAADPEAGRAILPSNGRRIVRALEVIEITGQPFTANLPGHDSVYDTVQIGVDVARPELDERITCRVDRMWDAGLVEEVRALEAQGLREGRTASRALGYQQVLAALCGECTEDEARAETVRATKRFARRQDSWFRRDPRVQWLSGAATDLTELPHLALALVERPVTA; from the coding sequence GTGAGCAGCGCACCCTCCGCCCCCCGCGTCATCGCCGTCGTCGGTCCCACCGCGGCCGGAAAGTCCGATCTGGGCGTCTTCCTGGCCCAGCAGCTCGGCGGTGAGGTCGTCAACGCCGACTCCATGCAGCTCTACCGTGGGATGGACATCGGCACCGCCAAGCTGACGCCCGAGGAACGCGGCGGTGTCCCGCACCATCTGCTGGACATCTGGGACGTGACCGTCACCGCCTCAGTCGCCGAGTACCAGAGGCTGGCCCGTGCCAGGATCGACGACCTGCTCGCCCGGGGGCGCTGGCCGGTCCTCGTCGGCGGCTCCGGCCTCTATGTCCGTGGAGCCGTCGACAACCTGGAGTTTCCCGGCACCGACCCCGAGGTCAGGGCCCGGCTGGAGGCGGAGCTCGCGCTGCGCGGCTCCGGGGCGCTGCACGCGCGCCTCGCCGCCGCCGACCCCGAGGCCGGGCGGGCGATCCTGCCCAGCAACGGCCGCCGCATCGTCCGGGCTCTCGAGGTGATCGAGATCACCGGCCAGCCCTTCACCGCCAACCTCCCGGGTCACGACTCCGTCTACGACACCGTCCAGATCGGGGTCGACGTCGCCCGTCCCGAGCTCGACGAGCGCATCACGTGCCGGGTCGACCGGATGTGGGACGCGGGTCTGGTGGAGGAGGTGCGCGCACTGGAGGCGCAGGGCCTGCGCGAGGGGCGTACGGCGTCGCGCGCGCTCGGCTACCAGCAGGTGCTCGCCGCGCTCTGCGGGGAGTGCACCGAGGACGAAGCGCGGGCCGAGACCGTGCGCGCCACCAAGCGCTTCGCGCGCCGTCAGGATTCGTGGTTCAGGCGCGATCCCCGCGTGCAGTGGTTGAGTGGGGCCGCGACGGATCTCACAGAACTTCCGCACCTCGCACTGGCGTTGGTCGAACGACCGGTTACAGCCTGA
- a CDS encoding M1 family metallopeptidase: MLLTLRTRPPRPKRTWTSRHRTAALLASAVSVCLLAASAPAGPLGVGDRLFPYLGNPGYDVTSYDLSFTYPGTNDKPVQAVTTIDARTTADLDRLNLDFAHGKVESVEVDGLPAGFAAAGEDLVVTPQVPLPRGSWMRITVRHTSDPVPAKGRDGGWVRTSDGLAMANQADAAHLVFPCNDHPSDKAMFTIRVTAPDGFTAVANGVPAGVGRAGGSTTWTYRTEHPMATELAQVSIGRSAVLHRTGPHGLPVRDVVPAADGKALEPWLAKTPDQIAWMENKVGPYPFETYGLLMAQASTGFELETQTLSLFEKELFTEPAYPKWYIESVMVHELSHQWFGDSVSPRSWSDLWLNEGHATWYESLYAQEKGNKPMVDRMKAAYSASDRWRASGGPPAAPKPPKEGQKISIFRPNVYDGAALALYALQQEIGKDAFQRLERTWVRDHRDGTATTADFVDMASRIAGRDLGGFLKDWLYGEKTPPMPGHPDWKSTPPAKSAQTKGAQTKDAPAKNAHGKALPGKAAHGE, translated from the coding sequence ATGCTGCTCACCCTCCGCACCCGCCCTCCCCGGCCGAAGAGGACGTGGACCTCCCGGCACCGCACGGCGGCCCTCCTCGCCTCCGCCGTCTCCGTCTGCCTCCTGGCCGCGAGCGCACCCGCCGGGCCGCTGGGCGTCGGTGACCGCCTCTTCCCGTACCTGGGCAACCCGGGATACGACGTCACGTCGTACGACCTCTCCTTCACCTATCCCGGCACCAACGACAAGCCCGTCCAGGCCGTCACCACCATCGACGCCCGGACGACCGCCGACCTGGACCGCCTCAACCTCGACTTCGCGCACGGCAAGGTCGAGTCCGTCGAGGTCGACGGCCTGCCCGCCGGCTTCGCCGCCGCCGGTGAGGATCTGGTTGTGACTCCTCAGGTCCCGCTGCCCAGGGGCTCGTGGATGCGGATCACCGTGCGGCACACCAGTGACCCGGTGCCCGCCAAGGGCCGGGACGGTGGCTGGGTGCGGACCTCCGACGGCCTCGCCATGGCCAACCAGGCCGACGCCGCGCACCTGGTGTTCCCGTGCAACGACCATCCGTCCGACAAGGCGATGTTCACCATCCGGGTCACCGCCCCCGACGGCTTCACGGCCGTGGCCAACGGAGTACCGGCCGGTGTGGGCCGGGCCGGTGGCTCGACCACCTGGACGTACCGGACCGAGCACCCGATGGCCACCGAGCTCGCCCAGGTGTCCATCGGGCGCTCCGCCGTCCTGCACCGCACCGGACCCCACGGGCTGCCGGTGCGCGACGTGGTCCCCGCCGCCGACGGCAAGGCCCTCGAACCCTGGCTCGCCAAGACCCCCGACCAGATCGCCTGGATGGAGAACAAGGTCGGTCCCTACCCCTTCGAGACGTACGGCCTGCTCATGGCCCAGGCCTCCACCGGCTTCGAACTGGAGACACAGACCCTCTCCCTCTTCGAGAAGGAGCTGTTCACCGAGCCGGCCTACCCCAAGTGGTACATCGAGTCGGTCATGGTGCACGAGCTGTCCCACCAGTGGTTCGGCGACAGCGTCAGCCCCCGCAGCTGGTCCGACCTGTGGCTGAACGAGGGACACGCCACCTGGTACGAGTCCCTGTACGCGCAGGAGAAGGGGAACAAGCCCATGGTCGACCGCATGAAGGCCGCCTACAGTGCCTCGGACCGCTGGCGTGCCTCGGGCGGCCCGCCCGCTGCCCCCAAGCCGCCCAAGGAGGGCCAGAAGATCAGCATCTTCCGGCCCAACGTCTACGACGGAGCCGCGCTGGCGCTGTACGCCCTGCAGCAGGAGATCGGGAAGGACGCCTTCCAGCGTCTGGAGCGGACGTGGGTGCGCGACCACCGGGACGGCACCGCGACCACGGCCGACTTCGTGGACATGGCCTCCAGGATCGCCGGCCGCGACCTCGGCGGGTTCCTCAAGGACTGGCTCTACGGAGAAAAGACCCCGCCGATGCCGGGCCACCCGGACTGGAAGTCCACGCCACCCGCCAAAAGCGCACAGACCAAGGGTGCACAGACCAAGGACGCACCCGCCAAGAACGCACACGGCAAGGCCCTGCCCGGCAAGGCCGCGCACGGCGAATAA
- the dapF gene encoding diaminopimelate epimerase has translation MSTRIAFLKGHGTENDFVIVPDPENVIDLTPAAVAALCDRRAGIGGDGVLHVVRSVTHPEARDMAADAEWFMDYRNSDGSIAEMCGNGVRVFARYLQHAGHVAEGDLSIATRGGVKTVHIAKDGDVTVGMGRARLPEGDVTVSVGERSWPARNVNMGNPHAVAFVDDLAHAGNLLDPPPFGPAAAYPDGVNVEFVVDRGPGHVAMRVHERGSGETRSCGTGACAVAVAAARRDGADPTATGTPATYTVDVPGGRLVITERPDGEVEMTGPAVIVAEGGIDAEWLENVVR, from the coding sequence ATGAGCACGCGGATCGCCTTCCTCAAGGGTCACGGCACCGAGAACGACTTCGTGATCGTTCCGGACCCCGAGAACGTCATCGACCTGACCCCGGCCGCCGTGGCCGCCCTGTGTGACCGCCGCGCCGGTATCGGCGGTGACGGCGTGCTGCACGTCGTGCGCTCCGTCACGCACCCGGAGGCCAGGGACATGGCCGCCGACGCCGAATGGTTCATGGACTACCGCAACAGCGACGGCTCGATCGCGGAGATGTGCGGCAACGGTGTCCGTGTGTTCGCGCGCTACCTCCAGCACGCCGGACATGTGGCCGAAGGGGACCTCTCGATCGCCACGCGCGGGGGAGTGAAGACCGTCCACATCGCCAAGGACGGTGACGTCACCGTCGGCATGGGCAGAGCGCGCCTCCCCGAAGGGGACGTCACGGTGAGCGTCGGCGAGCGCAGCTGGCCCGCGCGCAACGTGAACATGGGCAATCCGCACGCGGTCGCCTTCGTCGACGACCTCGCGCACGCCGGCAATCTGCTCGACCCGCCGCCCTTCGGCCCGGCCGCCGCCTACCCCGACGGGGTCAACGTCGAGTTCGTGGTGGACCGCGGGCCCGGCCATGTCGCGATGCGCGTGCACGAGCGCGGCTCCGGCGAGACCCGCTCCTGCGGCACGGGCGCGTGCGCCGTCGCCGTGGCCGCCGCGCGCCGGGACGGCGCCGACCCCACAGCCACCGGAACCCCGGCGACGTACACCGTGGACGTGCCCGGCGGACGTCTGGTCATCACCGAGCGGCCCGACGGCGAGGTCGAGATGACCGGCCCGGCGGTGATCGTCGCCGAGGGCGGGATCGACGCCGAGTGGCTGGAAAACGTGGTTCGCTGA